CTCCCTTGTCTGGACTCTTTGGGGGTGTCGGCCGGAAAGGACGTACAAGCGGCGGCTCAAGGAGATCAAGGAGGTCGAGGAACTGCCGGAGGGGGTGCAGGAGATGCTGCGCCGGGCGTACGACATCGGCCTTCGCATCAACTCGGAGCTGGGGACGGAGGAACGACGGGAGTCGCAGGCGAAGCGGTACGCCCGGATCAAGCGGATCCGGCGGATCCAGGCGGAGATGATGTCGGCGGCGCGGCACGAGGTGCTCTCCGCGCGCAGCGAACCGGGCGCCGACCCGGAGGTCGTCGACCGGGTGCTGCGGCAGTTGGATGTGCGGAGCCTTCGGTGCAGCCGATCGTCAGCCCCGGCCGATGCGCGGCGCGCGGCCGTTGCGTTCGATCACGTGGTCCGGGAGGGCGGAGGCCGCCTCGTCGGAGGCGATCAGGGCAGTCGCCGTGTTGATGCGGGGCAGCGCGTAGGGGTGCTGCTCGGCCAGCCAGCGGACCAGCTGTTCACGGACCGTGACCCGCACCGTCCAGATGTCGTCCGCGTCCTTGGCCGTGACCAGGGCGCGGACCTCGATCGTGCTGGGGGTGGTGTCGGTGACGGCCAGGCCCCAGTCGCGGCCGTCCCAGGCGGCGCACTCGCGCAGGATGTCGTGCAGTCGCTCGCGCATCTGCGGGACCGGCGCGCTGTGGTCGAGGTGGAAGAAGACGGTGCCGGTCATCTGGGCGCCGCCGCGCGACCAATTCTCGAACGGCTTCGACGTGAAGTACGACACCGGCATCGTGATCCGGCGCTCGTCCCAGGTGCGTACAGCGAGGAAGGTGAGCGTGATCTCCTCGACGGTGCCCCATTCGCCGTCCACGACGACCGTGTCGCCGATCCGCACCATGTCGCCGAACGCGATCTGCAGTCCCGCGAAGAGGTTGCCGAGCGTGGACTGGGCGGCGACACCGGCGACGATGCCGAGGACACCGGCGGAGGCGAGCAGCGAGGCGCCCGCGGTCCGGAACGCGGGGAACGTCAAGAGCATCGCGGCCACCGCCACCACGCCGACGATCGCGATCACGACCCGCTGGATCAGCGTGACCTGGGTGCGCACACGGCGGACCCGGGCCGGATCGCGATGGGCGGTGGCATAACGGGCGTAGGACGACTCGACGATCGCGGCCGCGATCCGCACGACGAGCCAGGCGGTCGCACCGATGAGGACGAGACTGA
The DNA window shown above is from Streptomyces sp. NBC_01445 and carries:
- a CDS encoding mechanosensitive ion channel family protein, which produces MENVLRPLIVVGGSLVLTLLVGWAVDRLLQRADRRHHETPLWGLLRRCRLPLQFVLCTALLRGSYDQAKIAEDHTAGIGQTLSLVLIGATAWLVVRIAAAIVESSYARYATAHRDPARVRRVRTQVTLIQRVVIAIVGVVAVAAMLLTFPAFRTAGASLLASAGVLGIVAGVAAQSTLGNLFAGLQIAFGDMVRIGDTVVVDGEWGTVEEITLTFLAVRTWDERRITMPVSYFTSKPFENWSRGGAQMTGTVFFHLDHSAPVPQMRERLHDILRECAAWDGRDWGLAVTDTTPSTIEVRALVTAKDADDIWTVRVTVREQLVRWLAEQHPYALPRINTATALIASDEAASALPDHVIERNGRAPRIGRG